The following coding sequences are from one Arachis hypogaea cultivar Tifrunner chromosome 7, arahy.Tifrunner.gnm2.J5K5, whole genome shotgun sequence window:
- the LOC112702026 gene encoding agamous-like MADS-box protein MADS1 isoform X1 → MELPNQAPEEGSSQHHQKKMGRGKIEIKRIENTTNRQVTFCKRRNGLLKKAYELSVLCDAEVALVVFSSRGRLYEYANNSVRGTIERYKKASAASSNTESVSEANTQFYQQESSKLRRQIRDIQNLNRHILGEALSSLSLKELKNLESRLQKGLSRVRSRKHETLFADVEFMQKREIELQNHNNYLRAKIAEHERAQQQQQQEQEQQNLMHGNMCEDQSTIASQTYDRNFFPVNLLDSNNHQYSRQDHTALQLV, encoded by the exons ATGGAACTTCCAAATCAAGCACCGGAAGAAGGATCCTCACAACATCATCAAAAGAAGATGGGGAGAGGCAAGATTGAGATCAAGAGGATTGAAAACACTACCAACCGCCAAGTCACGTTCTGTAAGCGCCGCAACGGCTTGCTCAAGAAAGCTTATGAGCTCTCCGTCCTCTGTGACGCCGAGGTCGCCCTCGTCGTCTTCTCCAGCCGCGGCCGCCTCTACGAGTACGCCAACAACAG TGTTAGAGGAACTATCGAAAGGTATAAGAAAGCAAGTGCTGCTTCCTCAAACACAGAATCTGTATCTGAAGCTAATACACag TTTTATCAGCAAGAATCGTCCAAACTAAGAAGACAGATTCGTGATATTCAAAATCTAAATAG GCACATCCTTGGTGAAGCTCTTAGCTCCCTGAGCCTCAAGGAACTAAAGAACCTTGAGAGTAGATTGCAGAAAGGTTTAAGCAGAGTTCGATCTAGAAAG CATGAAACGTTGTTTGCTGATGTGGAGTTCATGCAAAAGCGG GAAATTGAGCTGCAAAACCATAACAATTATCTGCGAGCTAAG ATAGCTGAACATGAGAGAgcacagcagcaacaacaacaggaACAAGAGCAGCAGAATTTGATGCATGGGAATATGTGTGAAGATCAGTCCACCATAGCGTCACAAACATATGACAGGAATTTCTTCCCAGTAAATCTCTTAGATTCCAATAATCATCAATATTCACGCCAAGATCACACTGCACTCCAGCTTGT CTGA
- the LOC112702028 gene encoding trifunctional UDP-glucose 4,6-dehydratase/UDP-4-keto-6-deoxy-D-glucose 3,5-epimerase/UDP-4-keto-L-rhamnose-reductase RHM1 — protein sequence MATRYNPKNILITGAAGFIASHVCNRLIRNYPDYKVVVLDKLDYCSNLKNLLPSRCSSNFKFIKGDICSADIVNYILLTESIDTIMHFAAQTHVDNSFGNSFQFTQNNIYGTHVLLEACKVSGGQVKRFIHVSTDEVYGETDEDAVVGNHEACQLLPTNPYSATKAGAEMLVMAYGRSYGLPVITTRGNNVYGPNQFPEKLIPKFLLLAMNGKPLPIHGDGSNVRSYLYCEDVAEAFEVILHRGEVGHVYNIGTKKERRVIDVARNICNLFSLDPDTQIKFVENRPFNDQRYYLDDQKLKSLGWFERTTWEEGLRKTMDWYLKNPDWWGDVSGALIPHPRMLTMPGVDKNNGQDNASNVVVMNNSNQSKMVVPNSRNNMKFLIYGGGGWIGGLLGKVCENQGIPFEFGKGNLEDRSQILVDIETIKPTHVFNVNGVITSALNLKWFEANKTETIGADVVGVLTLADVCNDYDLPMMNYVFGGNFEDKPNSNDSFYSKTQAKVEELLKDYENVCILKIQFPVSSDLSSPQNFITKMTRSDKVANVAASITVLDELLPISIEMAQKNLKGVWDLTNPDTVTCNEVLEMYKDYIDPCLKWNNFTPKEEAQFSTQYTNGVDASKLKKEFPQLLSVKDSLIKYVFEPKTKSLVH from the exons ATGGCAACAAGATACAATCCAAAGAACATTCTGATAACTGGAGCAGCTGGTTTCATTGCATCACATGTATGCAACAGGCTAATAAGAAACTACCCTGATTACAAGGTGGTTGTTCTTGACAAGCTTGATTACTGTTCAAATCTGAAGAACCTGCTTCCATCAAGATGTTCTTCGAATTTCAAGTTCATCAAGGGAGATATATGCAGTGCTGATATTGTTAACTACATTCTTCTCACTGAGTCCATTGATACCATAATGCACTTTGCAGCACAGACTCATGTTGATAACTCCTTTGGCAACAGCTTTCAGTTCACTCAGAACAACATCTATGGAACTCATGTTCTCTTGGAAGCTTGCAAAGTTAGTGGTGGACAAGTTAAGAGGTTCATCCATGTCAGCACAGATGAAGTTTATG GTGAGACAGATGAGGATGCAGTTGTAGGAAACCATGAGGCATGTCAACTTCTACCTACAAATCCATATTCAGCAacaaaagctggtgctgaaatgCTGGTAATGGCTTATGGTAGATCCTATGGTTTACCTGTTATAACAACAAGAGGGAACAATGTCTATGGCCCTAACCAGTTCCCAGAGAAGCTGATTCCAAAGTTCTTGCTCTTAGCCATGAATGGAAAGCCACTACCAATTCATGGAGATGGATCAAATGTGAGAAGCTATCTGTATTGTGAAGATGTTGCTGAGGCCTTTGAGGTCATTCTCCATAGAGGTGAAGTAGGACATGTTTACAACATTGGTACAAAGAAGGAGAGAAGAGTGATTGATGTTGCAAGGAACATATGCAACTTGTTCTCTTTGGATCCTGATACACAAATCAAGTTTGTTGAGAATAGGCCTTTCAATGATCAAAGGTACTATTTGGATGATCAGAAGTTGAAGAGTTTGGGATGGTTTGAGAGAACAACTTGGGAAGAAGGACTAAGAAAAACAATGGATTGGTATCTTAAGAATCCTGATTGGTGGGGTGATGTTTCTGGTGCTTTGATTCCTCATCCAAGAATGTTAACTATGCCTGGAGTTGACAAGAACAATGGCCAAGATAATGCTTCTAATGTTGTTGTTATGAACAATTCTAATCAGAGCAAAATGGTGGTTCCAAACTCAAGGAACAATATGAAGTTCTTGATCTATGGTGGTGGAGGATGGATTGGAGGACTTCTTGGGAAAGTTTGTGAGAATCAAGGGATACCCTTTGAGTTTGGAAAGGGGAATTTAGAAGATAGGTCACAAATCTTGGTTGATATTGAAACTATTAAGCCAACTCATGTTTTTAATGTTAATGGTGTCATCACTAGTGCATTGAATTTGAAGTGGTTTGAGGCAAACAAAACAGAAACTATTGGTGCTGATGTTGTTGGTGTGCTAACCTTAGCAGATGTCTGCAATGATTATGATCTTCCCATGATGAATTATGTCTTTGGTGGTAACTTTGAAGATAAAccaaattctaatgattctttctaCTCTAAAACCCAAGCCAAG GTTGAAGAGCTTTTAAAGGATTATGAAAATGTATGCATTCTCAAAATTCAATTTCCAGTATCCTCTGATCTTAGCAGTCCACAAAACTTCATCACTAAGATGACAAGATCTGATAAAGTGGCTAATGTTGCTGCTAGCATCACTGTTTTGGATGAACTTCTTCCAATTTCAATTGAGATGGCACAAAAGAATTTGAAGGGTGTTTGGGACTTAACCAATCCTGATACTGTGACATGCAATGAGGTTCTTGAGATGTACAAGGATTATATTGATCCTTGTTTGAAGTGGAATAATTTCACAcctaaagaagaggctcaattttCTACTCAATACACCAATGGAGTTGATGCATCAAAATTGAAGAAGGAATTTCCTCAGCTCCTATCTGTTAAAGATTCTTTGATTAAATATGTCTTTGAGCCAAAGACAAAAAGCTTAGTGCATTGA
- the LOC112702026 gene encoding agamous-like MADS-box protein MADS1 isoform X3 yields the protein MELPNQAPEEGSSQHHQKKMGRGKIEIKRIENTTNRQVTFCKRRNGLLKKAYELSVLCDAEVALVVFSSRGRLYEYANNSVRGTIERYKKASAASSNTESVSEANTQQESSKLRRQIRDIQNLNRHILGEALSSLSLKELKNLESRLQKGLSRVRSRKHETLFADVEFMQKREIELQNHNNYLRAKIAEHERAQQQQQQEQEQQNLMHGNMCEDQSTIASQTYDRNFFPVNLLDSNNHQYSRQDHTALQLV from the exons ATGGAACTTCCAAATCAAGCACCGGAAGAAGGATCCTCACAACATCATCAAAAGAAGATGGGGAGAGGCAAGATTGAGATCAAGAGGATTGAAAACACTACCAACCGCCAAGTCACGTTCTGTAAGCGCCGCAACGGCTTGCTCAAGAAAGCTTATGAGCTCTCCGTCCTCTGTGACGCCGAGGTCGCCCTCGTCGTCTTCTCCAGCCGCGGCCGCCTCTACGAGTACGCCAACAACAG TGTTAGAGGAACTATCGAAAGGTATAAGAAAGCAAGTGCTGCTTCCTCAAACACAGAATCTGTATCTGAAGCTAATACACag CAAGAATCGTCCAAACTAAGAAGACAGATTCGTGATATTCAAAATCTAAATAG GCACATCCTTGGTGAAGCTCTTAGCTCCCTGAGCCTCAAGGAACTAAAGAACCTTGAGAGTAGATTGCAGAAAGGTTTAAGCAGAGTTCGATCTAGAAAG CATGAAACGTTGTTTGCTGATGTGGAGTTCATGCAAAAGCGG GAAATTGAGCTGCAAAACCATAACAATTATCTGCGAGCTAAG ATAGCTGAACATGAGAGAgcacagcagcaacaacaacaggaACAAGAGCAGCAGAATTTGATGCATGGGAATATGTGTGAAGATCAGTCCACCATAGCGTCACAAACATATGACAGGAATTTCTTCCCAGTAAATCTCTTAGATTCCAATAATCATCAATATTCACGCCAAGATCACACTGCACTCCAGCTTGT CTGA
- the LOC112702026 gene encoding agamous-like MADS-box protein MADS1 isoform X2 codes for MELPNQAPEEGSSQHHQKKMGRGKIEIKRIENTTNRQVTFCKRRNGLLKKAYELSVLCDAEVALVVFSSRGRLYEYANNSVRGTIERYKKASAASSNTESVSEANTQFYQQESSKLRRQIRDIQNLNRHILGEALSSLSLKELKNLESRLQKGLSRVRSRKHETLFADVEFMQKREIELQNHNNYLRAKIAEHERAQQQQQQEQEQQNLMHGNMCEDQSTIASQTYDRNFFPVNLLDSNNHQYSRQDHTALQLV; via the exons ATGGAACTTCCAAATCAAGCACCGGAAGAAGGATCCTCACAACATCATCAAAAGAAGATGGGGAGAGGCAAGATTGAGATCAAGAGGATTGAAAACACTACCAACCGCCAAGTCACGTTCTGTAAGCGCCGCAACGGCTTGCTCAAGAAAGCTTATGAGCTCTCCGTCCTCTGTGACGCCGAGGTCGCCCTCGTCGTCTTCTCCAGCCGCGGCCGCCTCTACGAGTACGCCAACAACAG TGTTAGAGGAACTATCGAAAGGTATAAGAAAGCAAGTGCTGCTTCCTCAAACACAGAATCTGTATCTGAAGCTAATACACag TTTTATCAGCAAGAATCGTCCAAACTAAGAAGACAGATTCGTGATATTCAAAATCTAAATAG GCACATCCTTGGTGAAGCTCTTAGCTCCCTGAGCCTCAAGGAACTAAAGAACCTTGAGAGTAGATTGCAGAAAGGTTTAAGCAGAGTTCGATCTAGAAAG CATGAAACGTTGTTTGCTGATGTGGAGTTCATGCAAAAGCGG GAAATTGAGCTGCAAAACCATAACAATTATCTGCGAGCTAAG ATAGCTGAACATGAGAGAgcacagcagcaacaacaacaggaACAAGAGCAGCAGAATTTGATGCATGGGAATATGTGTGAAGATCAGTCCACCATAGCGTCACAAACATATGACAGGAATTTCTTCCCAGTAAATCTCTTAGATTCCAATAATCATCAATATTCACGCCAAGATCACACTGCACTCCAGCTTGTGTAA
- the LOC112702027 gene encoding probable galacturonosyltransferase 15, with product MKFYVSTTGIKRVTLSSKAAAAANAAAGGKGSSKSTAADAAVSRRSFSSRTVLPAVVLFGIVSLFVFVRIAVLVLESSAVCSSLGCVGWRFFSGGDPSLKLRDELTRALIEVNDDNVNEGEVVSFNELVKMMASEQDFKAFAIKTKAMLLQMERKVQSARKQESVYWHLASHGVPKSLHCLCLKLAEEYAVNAMARTRLPPPEYVSRLSDPTFFHIVLLTDNVLAASVVVTSTIESSASPEKLVFHIVTDKKTYTPMHAWFSINPVKSAVVEVKGLHQYDWSEEVNARVKEMVETTQSIWKHYYRNYAEENELLDYNQEYKRYLEALRPSSLSLLNHLRIYIPELFPDLNKVVLLDDDVVVQHDISSLWEINLNGKVSGSVFKSWCYNEESCCPGNKYVDFLNFSHPIISVNFDPDKCAWLYGMNIFDVEAWRRTNITETYHRWLKLNVKHGLSLWNPGVLPPALIAFDGQVHPVDSSWIVTDLGYRHQSEQIRNIRHRMEDAAVVHFNGPAKPWLEIGSPEVRGLWNTYVDFSDKFIRSCRITA from the exons ATGAAGTTCTATGTATCTACCACCGGGATAAAGAGAGTCACCTTATCGTCAAAGGCCGCCGCAGCAGCTAACGCCGCCGCCGGAGGAAAAGGATCGTCGAAGTCTACTGCCGCGGATGCCGCCGTTAGTCGCCGGAGTTTTTCATCCCGGACTGTGCTGCCGGCGGTGGTTCTGTTCGGGATCGTGTCGCTCTTCGTCTTCGTGAGGATCGCGGTTTTGGTGCTCGAATCTTCCGCTGTTTGCTCCTCTCTCG GTTGCGTGGGATGGAGGTTCTTCAGCGGGGGTGACCCATCCCTG AAACTCAGAGATGAGCTGACGAGAGCGTTAATAGAGGTAAATGATGACAACGTTAATGAAGGAGAAGTGGTGTCATTCAACGAGCTTGTGAAAATGATGGCGTCTGAGCAAGACTTTAAGGCGTTTGCTATCAAGACCAAAGCCATG CTGTTACAGATGGAGCGCAAGGTGCAATCAGCAAGAAAGCAAGAATCAGTTTATTGGCATTTAGCTTCACATGGTGTACCAAAAAGCCTACATTGCCTTTGTCTGAAATTGGCTGAAGAATATGCCGTAAATGCCATGGCCAGAACACGCTTACCTCCTCCTGAATATGTGTCTCGCCTTTCTGACCCTACATTCTTCCACATAGTTCTCCTAACTGACAACGTCCTTGCTGCATCTGTTGTTGTAACCTCTACTATTGAAAGTTCAGCCAGCCCTGAAAAATTGGTTTTTCATATTGTTACGGACAAGAAAACTTACACTCCAATGCATGCCTGGTTTTCCATAAACCCTGTGAAATCAGCAGTTGTTGAAGTCAAGGGATTACACCAGTACGATTGGTCTGAAGAAGTGAATGCTCGTGTCAAAGAGATGGTGGAAACTACTCAATCAATTTGGAAACACTACTACaggaattatgcagaagagaatgAACTACTCGACTATAATCAAGAGTATAAGAGATATTTGGAAGCTTTAAGACCCAGCAGCCTTTCCTTGTTGAATCATCTTCGAATCTACATCCCTGAg CTGTTTCCAGATTTGAACAAGGTGGTGTTGCTGGATGATGATGTTGTAGTACAGCATGACATATCTTCGTTGTGGGAAATTAACCTTAATGGTAAAGTCAGTGGTTCAGTATTCAAGTCATGGTGTTATAATGAGGAAAGCTGTTGCCCTGGAAATAAATACGTGGACTTCTTGAACTTTTCACATCCTATCATATCAGTCAACTTTGACCCTGACAAGTGTGCATGGCTCTATGGCATGAATATCTTTGATGTTGAAGCTTGGAGGAGAACAAATATTACTGAAACCTACCATCGATGGTTGAAACTA AATGTGAAGCATGGGCTATCATTGTGGAACCCAGGAGTGCTTCCACCTGCATTGATTGCTTTTGATGGTCAAGTGCATCCGGTGGATTCATCATGGATTGTTACCGATTTAGGTTATCGCCATCAATCAGAACAAATTAGAAATATCAGACATAGAATGGAAGATGCTGCTGTTGTTCATTTCAATGGCCCTGCAAAACCATGGCTTGAAATTGGTTCACCTGAAGTTCGTGGTCTATGGAATACATATGTTGATTTCTCAGATAAGTTTATTAGGAGCTGCAGGATTACAGCGTGA